GTACCGGAGCCTCTCCAGGGAGTTTGAGGTCCACTCTCGGCAGTGGGACTGCGGCAGCCGGCACTACTCCGTCTCCTGTAACTGTGGTGTGGCGGTACGAGAGGGGAACGAGGTCGCCGTCTTCGACATGTGCAACGGCCAGCCGCAGGAGACCAGGCCGCAGCTCACGCTGAAGAACCTGAGCGGCGGAGAGGGAAGCCGGCTCCGGGTGTTAGAGTCCCACCAGGGGAAGAAGGTCACCGTAGGTATCCGAACGTTTTGACACTGGAGAATCATCACGTCTGACTTCCACTGATGAGCTGATGTTAATAACGGTTCTCCCATCACAGCTCCTCTTTCCCTCCGGGGCCTTTGTCCGGGCCGACGTTGGTGACTGGGGGATGAGCCTGTCTGTCCGTGCTCCCAGTGTTGACTTTGGCAGCACTCAGGGCCTCTGCGGCACCTTCGACCGCAACGGGAACAACGACTTCCACGGCTCTGACGGCGGCTCCTTCGGCCCAGAAGACCTACATCGCTTCATAGAGGGCTGGAGGTCCGTCTGTGACAACCATTCGTACTTCTGCTGAAATTCTGCATTGCACCAAAAacctctttgtttctgttttctgtgttagGATTGCTCCCGGTGAGAGTTTGTTTGACAAAACGCCTCCTGGGACGACACAGGAGGTGCGGAGGCCTTTCTGCCAGTGCCAGAAAGGATACAGCACCTCCCAGCAGGCCGGCAGAGGGATGAGGAGCTCGTACGATCCTTCCGCTCACTCTGACTGCATCGCATATGATAACGTGGATTATACATCTGTGCTTCCCTCCATGGACACGACAGTGGAACACATCAAGAGcccagaaggagaggagaggatccTGGACATGTCTGCCTTCAGTCATCCTCTGGAGAGGAGGCACCTTTGGTTCCATGGCGAGAACGACGGTGATCTTGAGCTGCCCAGTGAGTTCAGGGAGGATCTGCTACTTTCAGCTAAAAGGCCAAAAAGACAAGCGCCGTTTGAATTCCAGCCTGTCTTCACTGCACAGGGCCTCAGCCAGGCCCACCTGGAGAGCCTCGCCTACTTCTTCCCAGAGGATCACCTAGCGGAAGCTCGACCGGAGGTGCAACCCCAGTGGCCCACGCCGAGTGGCCTGACCTCGGCCAAAGCCCTGGAAGTGTGTCAGATGGCTCTGGCTAATTCCACTGTAGGCGCGGTGTGCAGGGGGCTGCTGGGACGCCGCCTGGACGAGGCTGTCGACCTCTGCATGCTGGACCTGCAGCTGAAAGACGACCTGGGCTGGGAGGAGGCGCTGCTGCCGTACCTGGAGAACGAGTGCGAGAGGCGGCTGCTGGAAAACCGGACGCAGAGAGCGCTGGAGGTGGGCAGCCCCCCGGGAGCATCCGGGGAGGTGGTGATGGCGCTCCGCTGCCCCAACTTCTGCAACGGAAACGGGGAGTGCACAGAGTGGGGCTGCCAGTGTTACCCCAGCCACAGCTTCCACGACTGCAGCCTGGCCATCAGTGAGTACCCAGAAGTCTCTGTTCCCCTGTACAACCTGAGCAGTTAACTGTCGGCACTTTGCAGGCCAGCCGGTCGAGATAACAGACTTGGAGAACAGCGGTCTGTGTGACATCCGAGCCTTCGACTGCCGCAGCGTCCGGGTCTTTGGGCTGGGCTTCATCGACTCTCCTGACCTGAGCTGCCACGCCACCAGGCTGAAGGTGAGAAAAGGCAAGAGAAAAGCTTCAAGCTGAGTAAAAGTCAGATCATTTTTAACGTCTTTCCACAGTACATGAACAAAGGCTGGATTCCAGGCGAAAAACAGCGAACCAAAGCCACCTTCCTCAGCTCCAAGGCTTTAGACTGCGCCGTGCCGTCTCTGAGCAGCACGGCCGTCAGCACCGAAGACTTCATGATGGACGACACACCGTACGCACGCTGGGAGATTAAGGCAAGTTCTCAGATGATCCAGGTGTTACAGAGGCTTTAGTTTCTCTCTATAATATGTCTCCAATCTCTGAGCAGGTGACCAACGACGGCTCCCAGTACAGCCAGGCAAAGGTGCTGACCATCTACGACGGCGTTTGCCAGGTCTGCGAGGCGTCGCGCTCAGGACTCTGCAAATTAAAGGTAACTCAGGAAACTGCCTCAGTCAGCTGATGCACCTGCTAAACCAATCTTTCTCTGTCCCTGTTGTCCAGGACCAGACCTGCAACATCGACGGGATGTGCTTTGCAGCAGGGGACTCCAATCCCAGCAGCCCTTGTCTGCTCTGCAACCCCGACACCTCCAAATTCACCTGGTCTGTGAATCAAGGTACAAACCAGGAACCGTGGTTTTATGCTGCTGAATCCGTCTTTCTGCTGCGGTGTCTCAGTGTATTAGTGCAGTCTGTCCCTGTGGTAGCCGTCCAGCTGCGGCCCTGTTTGTCTCCATTAGCTGATCAAAGGAGAGGGGGTTTAggtttcccagcatgccctgACCTGTCGCTTAaccactcagagagagagagcagagcagagggggTAAATCACATGGCTGAAAACCATCCAGAACAATAACAAGGCAGCTCAGCGAGAACCGAGAACAGCTCTGGGTTTTCTTTTATAGGACAGATTTCCTCAGACTGTTTCCAAGGACTGAACATCTGCGTGAAGTTGAAGTTGGAAAGAAAAGCTCCAAAGTCTTCCAGCCCGTCATGTGCATGAATGTTAACAATGATCTTTTCAGGCTGGAGGAAGTGTTTTGCCAAAGAACAGCAGATCAGAAGGTTTTCCTCCAATTTCTCTTTCCAGTCAACGAACCTCCGACTTTCCACCAACCTCAGAGCGACCTGAAGACGTTCGCCGGGGAGAACTTTGTCTTCCAGTTTGCTGCGTCGGATCCAGAGGGTTCAGCGCTCCTATTCCAGATGGAGGAAGGGCCAAAGGGGGTGATGCTGTCCCCTGCGGGCCTCCTCATCTGGAGGGTtcctcaggaggaggaggaggggcgcCGGGCGAGCCACTCTGTCCGCTTCACGCTGTCCGACGAGTGCAACGCCCAGAGCACCTTCACCGTGGAGGTAGTGACGGAGCCGTCAGACACGTTCATTAAAACCAGAACAGgcatcagctgctgcttcctctctgacACAGATGGTCGTGGTGCCGTGCGGCTGTCAGAACGGAGGCATGTGCGTGACGGATGTCAACTTTCCTGCGGGGAGCGGGaggtacctgtgtgtgtgtcctgagggGAAGCAGGGCGATCTCTGCGACAAGGACGTGGACGAGTGTGTGTCAGGTCCGTGCTCCTCTGGCAAGTGCATCAACACAGACTGGGGGTACAGATGCGAGTGTCCTGCTGGACTGAGAGGTAAGAAGGACGCAAAATCCATCACAGTTCATGAACACAACaacctgagtgtgtgtatgtgtgtgtgtggcaggacgGACGTGTCTGGAGGATATCAACGAGTGTGAAAGGAAGCCCTGTTTTCCAGGAGTCCAGTGCTTCAACAGCTTTGGCTCCTACGGCTGCGGCCCCTGCCCCaaaggcatgctgggaaacgGGACATTTTGTTCTGGTAAGATAATCAAAAACAAACACGTCGAAGCACCGTCGTGTAACACGAGGTGTTTACATCAGTACAACAGCAGGTCCAGCTTTGCTGAATCTGGTGTCCAGCCCCGAGACCTGAAGCCAAAAAACATAAAGCAAAGGCGGATTTTCTGATTTTCTTTGGTGCCTGGAGCGATAAAAAAAGACGGAATCAGACATTAAACGTCAGTCTGAGTGAAGCAGTTCCTCCTCCGTGTAGTTTGTGTTCACACTAACAAGATAAAGTCAGCAGCAGTAACCCTAACCCTTGTCATCATCAATCACTGCTACATGCACCAAAGTCCCGCCTCTTCTTTTAAATGTGAGTAATTCCAGATTACAGCGTCAGATAAAGCAGCATTTAATCTGAGTccctcttcatgcagcagtcCTCAGGCCGGCCACCACCGTCTCTTCCACATCTGCTCCTCGCACCACTGTCTACAAGACTCCAGATGTTCTGCCGCAGCTGCCCAACGCCAGGACAGACACCTCCGGGAAAACCTCAAACATCAGCTCAACTCAGACGAGGCCCGATGAGGCGGGGAAGACAACAGACCTCCAAACTAAGACCACCACCTGGAGGAGGCCTCCAGGGGTCACAGCACCCCACCTGACCAGCGCAGCCTCAGACAGGACGACTAAAATCAGCCCCACACGAGGAAAAGCTTGGTCTTTAACTCCACCCGCTGCAGGTAAGACGGCGTCTCAACACATCGGGAGGCTTCGGGGTGTGttgacacactgacagatgcAGTCTGTGTCTTCCAGGATCAGCCGACGTATCAGCCACATGTGCGAGCAGGCCCTGCTTCCCCGGCGTCCAGTGCATCAACCGCAGGCCGCCACACGTGGGCTACGTCTGCGGACGCTGCCCGCCCGGGCTCTACGGGAACGGACGCGTCTGCATGAAGAACTCCAAAGAGGGTAAAAGAGTCGCTCCTCCAACgtcttctgtgtttctgtgagaaAATAAATCAGGAATGTGAGTCCTCTGAACGATGTGGCTGCTTCTAAGAGGTCTTCTGTTCCTctggttttctttttatgtgtgtttcttaATTGGAAGGAATGTCCTTTATTGCAGCAGATAAATCAGTTAGAGGTCTGGGCTTTCAGCAGGGGACTGCTTAGCGTTGTTTCTCACGGAGACTCCCACAGACTCATGTGACCTCCTGTCCCTCCCCAGCATCCAATCACCTCcctcagcagcttcagcagacGCTCAGTAAGACCAGCCGGGCCGCGCAGgcgagcagcagcatcagcaggagcagcaagGTCTCCCAGCTCCACCTGCCCAACCTGCCCCCCCGCCACGCCATCAAACACCTGTCCTCGTCCGTCACCAGAGCGAACCGCGACAACGTTCCCACGTTAGGCAGAGGAGGCGGGACCGGAAGGAGGGAGGCGGTCACTGCGCCGTTGAGGGATGTTCCTGTCGCCGCCCTCCATGTGACGGGGAGTACTCACACCACCCATCAGGCTGTGAGGGAGTATGTGGCGCCACACGTGGCGGTCTCTAAGGTGAGGCGATCATTTCTGTTGCTTTGATCAAAGCAGACATCCGTTAACATCTTTATCTCCCAGAAGCACGAAGGAGCACCGACCAGAGCCACGCCAGTGACTCCACCCACTCCTCGCCTCTCCACTCAGTTTGGCAGAGTAACGCCACCCAAACAGACCTCCCCGCCCCAGCTCAACCACCTGACCTCCACCCAGGCCAAACCCTGGACCCCTTCACGCTCCGCCCTCCCGCTGACGGCGGCCCTCACCGCCCTGTCCTACTCGCTCTCCGAGTCCGAGTTCTCTGCAGACGGAGACGAGGCTGAACCTGGACCGGAGGTGCCACAGATGGTGATGACGCTCACAACGCCGGGAAAGACGGTCCACAGCTCGCCGCTGCAGCCGTGGGTCAGGAGGAGTATAGCCGACACACTTGTGACGACCTGCGCCGACCGGCCATGTTATCCTGGCGTTCAGTGTGAACCAGCCATGGAGGGAGGCTTTCGATGCGGACGGTGTCCTGTGGGATACACCGGGGACGGACGAGCATGTCAGGgtacgccacacacacacacacacccgcagGAACCCACAGGCCAGGTTCCTCCTCAGTGGAACATACCCTGATATCTGACAGGTCTGggtcctgcagtggaaaaacaccttttGTCCAGTGTTGAGAATCCATGTTTAACCGCTCCATGGCGccccctgtctgtgtgtttacagctgttTGCAGGCACACATGTGGAAGGAACATGGAGTGCGCTGCGCCCAACACGTGCCGCTGCAAACCAGGCTTCACCGGGCTGAACTGCCAGACAGGTAGAAGGTCAAATCAACACGTCTGTGCATTTTGATTGGTTTGTATTGAtccatatttacattttttgaagCTATCTGTGACCCGGAGTGTGTGAACGGCGGCGTGTGCATCGCTccaggtgtgtgtcagtgtcctcCAGGCTTCCACGGAGACACGTGTGATGAAGGTAAAGCCTCCCGGGAGATGTAAGGTCACACGTTAaaggatgatggtgatgatgtggCTCcgtgtgtgcagctctgtgcaggTCACCCTGTGAGAACGGAGGCAGCTGTGTGGGGCTGCAGACCTGCTCCTGTCCTTACGGCTTCGTGGGTCCTCGCTGTGAGACGAGTGAGTCCAGAGActcttctttgttgtgtctttAACAGTGTTGGTGTGTTAAACGTGTTTTGTCGGTCACAGTGGTGTGCAGCCGTCACTGCCACAACGGAGGCCAGTGTGTGTCTCCGGACGAGTGCACGTGTCTCCCAGGCTGGACCGGACCGTCCTGTGAGACAGGTGAGACAAATGATGTCATGTTAAGGTGAAGAGCGTGACTGCTGTAAACGCTGCTGTCCTCGCTCCGCAGCGCTCTGCTCTCCCGTCTGTCTGAACGGCGGCTCCTGTGTTCGCCCCAACGCCTGCGACTGTCCGCACGGCTTCTACGGAGCGCAGTGTCAGAACGGTGAGGACGGAGGCAAACTCACCACGGCTGGTTTTTAAAGCATCACCctcacctcctcttcttcttcctcctctctgcagccgTCTGCAGCCCTCCGTGTAAAAACGGCGGCCTGTGCATGAGGAACAACGTCTGCTCCTGTCTGCAGGGATACATGGGGCGGCGCTGCGAGAGAAGTCAGTGccgcttgttcttcttcttcttcttcttcttcttcttcttcttcttattttctGTGGTTTTAAACGATCCGTTCTCCCACACCAGGCGTGTGTGAGCCCATGTGTATGAACGGCGGCAGGTGTGTCGGTCCAGATGTGTGCGACTGTCCGTCCGGGTGGCGAGGGAAGAGGTGTGACAAACGTGAGTGTGACAGTCATTTGGTGCCGATCACAGACGTGAGGACACGCCACTGAGCGATTAGCGCTGCACTCCGACTCATTCAGCTCAAAATAAGTTAAAGAACTCACCACATCTGGAAACATCCTCGCATCACCtgactgtcctctgtctctgcctctcagcCAGCTGCCTCCAGAAGTGTCTGAACGGTGGAGAGTGTGTCGGTCCAAACACCTGCCACTGCGCCAGCGGCTGGCACGGCACGCTGTGCCAGATCCGTGAGTATGACGCCGCACGGAGCCGGCGCCTGATTGGATAAAACGGAAAGTGTAAATATGAGCTGAATGGGTTTCATCTGTTTCAGCTCGCTGTGAAGAGACGTGTCTGTACGGCAGCCGCTGTGTCCGGCCGAACGTCTGCGCCTGTCGGAGCGGGTACTCAGGGTCTCTCTGCTCCAGGAGGGTAAGAAGGTTCAGGATTAATAATCCAGCTTAGATTAAAAGTCTCTGGGTCACATGACTCAGAAAGAATGCTTCACTGCTGCTTCGCTTTTTTGTATCAGCCCGCCACAGATTGACatgtgggaacacacacacacacacacacgaacacacacgaacacacacagacacagacacaagggGAAAATGGAAACACCTGAACATTTATTCCTGTGAGCAGTTACAGATGATGCTGGAGCTGCATTCCAGCCTCACAGTTCACTTTCTGAGGTTTATGAATAGAAACTCACCGACTGCTTCGAGGTTTTTCTGCTCCAGCCGGGAGGAATTCCtgaagggagagaaagaaaatgactcagagacgcacacaaacacacacagggctgacCAAAGGAGGAAGAGCACATCAAATCATCAATAAGATGAAGAAGATGCTAAAAAAGAGtcaaactttgtgtttttttgtctttttttgcagCTTCCTATCAAACGAGGCTGACGTCGCCACATCGGTCACTTTcagcctagcttagcatcaaagctaagctaggctaacatcATCATTACAGCCTCCatgttcaggttttttttgaCCACAAACCCAAATGTCTGTctgagtatttatttatttggttgTTATATATTGTCGTGTATATATCTCAGTCGGTGTATAATCTCTCACTTCTTATCGAACCCTCGTTTATTGGTTGTTTTGTAAGAAAATAAAGATCTTTTAGAGCGAGCGCTTCCCTCAGATTTTCTTTTAGAGTCATGGATCCAACATGGCCACCAGAGGATGAGCTAACGATGAGGCGCAGAAAGCGCTGCTCTTCAGACGGTTAGATTGTGTTGATCCTCTTTAAGGGTTATTCCGGCGCTGCAGTGAGGCATTTGACTTTACCACAAGTTCACAGCCAGCGGGTCGGGGCCACAGGGGCCGCGAGGAAATGAGGATTAAAAGATTAATGAGGCCACATTAGCTCCGCACCAATTAGGATGCCTCTCTGAGAGCAGAGTCCAGAGTTTactgagacaaagagcggaCCGGTCTGCTGGTGGGAAGCATCCTAAAAACCTCAATGTCATGAAGGACTTTTCTTCTTAAAGTGGCACTTTGAGGCCCCCAAACACTTCTGACCACACTTTCTGTTGAGCCCAACCAGGAATGATCACTGGGGAgctgctgccctcttgtggcgacaaaaagaagacagaagatTAGAGTGTGACATGATTAAACAAACTTCAGCTCATCTGTCAGTCTGAATGAAACCGAGTACCTGAAGGCTGCTCTGATCCGCTGCAGCCaaactcacccacacacacacaggcagatatTTATATCCACCCCCAAAGATGGCACTGGTGGAcaaggtggaggaagaggaggaggaggggggggggcatgtgtCCATCATGgtgggcagacagacagacagcgcGGGTACACCTGGACTCTTCACTCAGTGGAAGCTCAGCGTGGCCAGCCAAGAGCGAGCAAGGTTATCCTGCTTCAGCCtgaggccaacacacacacacacacacacacacacagacacacacacacacacagagttagaCAGCAGACTGAGCAGCAGGTTCATCAGCACAGTCAGAGGGAGGATTAATTCAGATGATGGAGAGGCTGCTCTAATCTGCCTCCTAATAATCTGGtgatacaataacaataaaaacaaactcctctgagtgtgtgtgtttgaagtgtgtgcAGCCTTCTTGTGTTATTTTGCATGAAATGgttcaaatgtcactttttgcGCATGAGTTCAGGTTTTTGTGGGACTGGTCTGGAGGGAAGCCCCATATCGGTCGCTCCTAATATAAACCTGCATCCTTCACCACAACaggtgcctcctcctcctcctcctcctcctcctcctcctcctcacttagGCTCCACCTGTCTTTCCTTTTGCGCAGCGGGCTGGCGACCCAGAAAGCAGCCGTCACTCATTACAAATGGTATGCCGGACGGCGCAAACCCCCTCAGTCACCGGATCGGCGGCAGCTGCTCGGCCCCCGGTGCTATTTTCACCCTCAGGATAAAGTGCTATGCAGTCGCCCGCTCGCCCGCACGGACCCAGCAGCTCCAgtctgagcagagcagagccagGATGAAGTCCACAGGCAGCGAGCGCAGCGCGCAACCGGACCCATTCACCTCCGACCTGGACGACATGGACAGCGGCAGCGACAGCTCCACCGGCGGCGGCAGCCCGCGCAGGGAGCCCgggcaggatgaggaggaggaggaagaggcggtGGCCACTCGAGCCGGTGCTCAGAGGCGAAGGAGGAGGCGGAGAAGGAGCAgcggcggaggaggaggaggcgctgGAGAGGCGCGTCTGCCCGGCGTCAGCAAGCAGAGACAGGCGGCCAACGCGCGGGAGCGGGACCGGACGCACAGCGTGAACACGGCCTTCACGGCGCTGCGCACACTCATTCCCACCGAGCCCGCAGACCGGAAGCTCTCCAAGATAGAGACGCTGCGCCTGGCCTCCAGCTACATCTCACACCTGGCCAACGTGCTGCTGCTGGGGGAGGACTGCCGGGACGGGCAGCCCTGCCTGCGCTACCAGGGCATCCTGCACGGCCCCGCCGCGCTCAGCGCGCCCTCCCTGCGGCCCATCTGCACTTTCTGCCTCAGCAACCAGAGGAAACTGGTGAGTGGCCTTTtacgcagacagacacacgcagTCTTTGCGCCAAAGTCCGCCTGAAAGCGGAGCGCAGGACGCACCTGTGCGGGCTTAATGGCGGGTGGAGGGTCGGCCATGATTAAAGCACCTGTTCCTGCAGTGATTGACAACACAGAATGACAACAGGCCGTGGTGCGTTCAGGGCCCTAGAATTAGTGTAAGGACGCAACATGAACCCAAACAACAGGTCTGAGAGTTTTAGATTAGACTGGCTGTTTAAACTTGGTGCTTTCACTGACCTGCGTAAAACTCAGCGTTTCTTTGCCTCCACAGCTCAGAGATGGAGCGAAGCACTCCACCGCCCTGTGAGTGAAGCGGCTCCAGACAGATGAGGAGCTCCAgccctgttgttgttgttgttgtttacatgtaGGACTTTGTACATATATGAAGATCTTTATTTTTGGATTAGATCTATTTTGACTGAAGAGCACTTTCTGTTCCGGTTCATGTGCTTCTGAGCCTCTTGTGTTGTGGTTGAGCTGTAACCTGAGCCGATGTGTAAAGCTGCACCTGACGCGGGGCTATTTTAGGTCCCATGAATAGTCTCCAAACTCCTCCGCACACCCCCACAGACCACtcctaaaagaaaaaataaaacagtcacaTGAAGGAAACTGCTGCGTTACGTTCAGGTACTGTCAGAAATCTCAGCTTTGTATCACCTCGTGTGGTGAACAGCAGGAACTGCAACAACACTGGCAGTAGACCAGGTccctacatgtgtgtgtacctctgcTCTAATCCTGGCCTGAGGGCTTGAGTTATATTTACTGTTCGGTGAAATGTTTACTTTTGCATCgttgcacaaaaacaaacagacgaGCAGAGCTGCAGCGTCCCGCCGGCTCGTCTTCAGCACTCATCTGGAGACTCTAACAGTCAGGATCCCTGCAGACTACCTCAGATCCGTGTTTTCAACATGGCGGCCTACCTCTAAAATctaatgaaagaaagaaaaaataagtaCTTGAATACCTGACGACTGTGTTCTTTGCACATGGCAAATCCTGAGAAGCtgcttgaagagaaaatgttatttttgtacaataaaaacatcaaactgtCGTTTGTGTTCGTCTCATTTGAAACAGTTCGGAGAAACTTAGTTCACTGGAACGGGTCgatacactgaaaacacacagcaagggTGATTTAAGGACTTTTAAGCCGACGCTGAGCAGCAGCACTTCTGTTTACAAGGGAGTTCTGTGTTTAAATTGTGAAACCGTAGCCTAGTTTTGCAGGAAAGTCACAATTTGTTAACCTTATTCTTAGAAATCTAATTAAATTTAACCCATGTTTTCACATTTCTACCCAAAACCAAGACACGTGAGCCACCGCAACATTTCAATAATCTTTATTTCATAAAAAAGTCAATTCGGTTTATATCAGATTAAAGAAAGTAGAAACCAATAATTAGCTGGCGAGGCATCTTTcgaaggggggtggggggagcaGAGCGACCTCGACAGGCAGTACAGGACGACCCAAGAgtcaagaaaataaaaaggtgGTGAGAGTTTCAGAGACTGAAACATGAGCtggggagggaaaaaagaagaaaaaccttTTGGCTAAACTGCGTTAACATTTGTCGTCGGCCTCGTAGTTGCATGGCATGAAGGCAGACT
This region of Parambassis ranga chromosome 2, fParRan2.1, whole genome shotgun sequence genomic DNA includes:
- the LOC114448297 gene encoding von Willebrand factor D and EGF domain-containing protein; this encodes MVSVSVFCAFGSVRGLLRIALLCLAQLAAVAQHAPECLPGGHQTLRSAYRSVDFDSTEIQNTAIQDLICDHSLSPGWYRFRINNKPAEMPTTCVEMNRCGTQAPVWLSLKDASLPRPGEVRQLSACATWQFFHGSAKDCCLFRIPVTVRNCGDFKVYYLQPTQGCMGYCAKAAPDVGSRLCPPGEVEVNGRCRATIPSLPVRPVITPELVGPSVHLRCSFIPPPWSQTLGFQVVWARRIGHSMKAEIRQESTLKPFSLVEMDGVHFRLGETFSCSVSTFTANSSHTRSAPKESESFYAGLKFFPDSLHIAENSKEHEVTVHSTVPVPCFSSELGRQCGVPLSLSVHDPDSLGPEASNVVLSACQVELQPSTCSASSCGRATFFLTAVTDFTRDGNRLSLVGVLPGSTAPRLWRSYVPTSLKVTVQDVPTSICYSLTDPHVITLDGRRYENHQTGTFVLYRSLSREFEVHSRQWDCGSRHYSVSCNCGVAVREGNEVAVFDMCNGQPQETRPQLTLKNLSGGEGSRLRVLESHQGKKVTLLFPSGAFVRADVGDWGMSLSVRAPSVDFGSTQGLCGTFDRNGNNDFHGSDGGSFGPEDLHRFIEGWRIAPGESLFDKTPPGTTQEVRRPFCQCQKGYSTSQQAGRGMRSSYDPSAHSDCIAYDNVDYTSVLPSMDTTVEHIKSPEGEERILDMSAFSHPLERRHLWFHGENDGDLELPSEFREDLLLSAKRPKRQAPFEFQPVFTAQGLSQAHLESLAYFFPEDHLAEARPEVQPQWPTPSGLTSAKALEVCQMALANSTVGAVCRGLLGRRLDEAVDLCMLDLQLKDDLGWEEALLPYLENECERRLLENRTQRALEVGSPPGASGEVVMALRCPNFCNGNGECTEWGCQCYPSHSFHDCSLAISQPVEITDLENSGLCDIRAFDCRSVRVFGLGFIDSPDLSCHATRLKYMNKGWIPGEKQRTKATFLSSKALDCAVPSLSSTAVSTEDFMMDDTPYARWEIKVTNDGSQYSQAKVLTIYDGVCQVCEASRSGLCKLKDQTCNIDGMCFAAGDSNPSSPCLLCNPDTSKFTWSVNQVNEPPTFHQPQSDLKTFAGENFVFQFAASDPEGSALLFQMEEGPKGVMLSPAGLLIWRVPQEEEEGRRASHSVRFTLSDECNAQSTFTVEMVVVPCGCQNGGMCVTDVNFPAGSGRYLCVCPEGKQGDLCDKDVDECVSGPCSSGKCINTDWGYRCECPAGLRGRTCLEDINECERKPCFPGVQCFNSFGSYGCGPCPKGMLGNGTFCSAVLRPATTVSSTSAPRTTVYKTPDVLPQLPNARTDTSGKTSNISSTQTRPDEAGKTTDLQTKTTTWRRPPGVTAPHLTSAASDRTTKISPTRGKAWSLTPPAAGSADVSATCASRPCFPGVQCINRRPPHVGYVCGRCPPGLYGNGRVCMKNSKEASNHLPQQLQQTLSKTSRAAQASSSISRSSKVSQLHLPNLPPRHAIKHLSSSVTRANRDNVPTLGRGGGTGRREAVTAPLRDVPVAALHVTGSTHTTHQAVREYVAPHVAVSKKHEGAPTRATPVTPPTPRLSTQFGRVTPPKQTSPPQLNHLTSTQAKPWTPSRSALPLTAALTALSYSLSESEFSADGDEAEPGPEVPQMVMTLTTPGKTVHSSPLQPWVRRSIADTLVTTCADRPCYPGVQCEPAMEGGFRCGRCPVGYTGDGRACQAVCRHTCGRNMECAAPNTCRCKPGFTGLNCQTAICDPECVNGGVCIAPGVCQCPPGFHGDTCDEALCRSPCENGGSCVGLQTCSCPYGFVGPRCETMVCSRHCHNGGQCVSPDECTCLPGWTGPSCETALCSPVCLNGGSCVRPNACDCPHGFYGAQCQNAVCSPPCKNGGLCMRNNVCSCLQGYMGRRCERSVCEPMCMNGGRCVGPDVCDCPSGWRGKRCDKPSCLQKCLNGGECVGPNTCHCASGWHGTLCQIPRCEETCLYGSRCVRPNVCACRSGYSGSLCSRRLPIKRG
- the LOC114448372 gene encoding transcription factor 15, translated to MPDGANPLSHRIGGSCSAPGAIFTLRIKCYAVARSPARTQQLQSEQSRARMKSTGSERSAQPDPFTSDLDDMDSGSDSSTGGGSPRREPGQDEEEEEEAVATRAGAQRRRRRRRRSSGGGGGGAGEARLPGVSKQRQAANARERDRTHSVNTAFTALRTLIPTEPADRKLSKIETLRLASSYISHLANVLLLGEDCRDGQPCLRYQGILHGPAALSAPSLRPICTFCLSNQRKLLRDGAKHSTAL